Proteins encoded in a region of the Triticum dicoccoides isolate Atlit2015 ecotype Zavitan chromosome 3A, WEW_v2.0, whole genome shotgun sequence genome:
- the LOC119267986 gene encoding 60S ribosomal protein L30 encodes MVTSTKKTKKSGDNINNKLQLVMKSGKYTLGYKTVLRTLRNSKAKLVILANNCPPLRKSEIEYYAMLAKITVHHYHGNNVDLGTACGKYFRVCCLSIIDPGDSDIINATPAGQ; translated from the exons ATGGTGACCTCCACGAAGAAGACG AAGAAGTCCGGGGACAACATCAACAACAAGCTGCAGCTTGTCATGAAGAGCGGCAAGTACACGCTCGGCTACAAGACCGTCCTCAGGACCCTCAGGAACTCCAAGG CAAAGCTTGTGATCCTTGCTAACAACTGCCCTCCGCTCCGCAAGTCTGAGATTGAGTACTATGCTATGTTGGCGAAGATCACTGTCCACCACTACCATGGAA ACAATGTTGATTTGGGAACTGCGTGTGGTAAATACTTCCGAGTCTGCTGCCTGAGTATCATCGACCCTG GCGATTCCGACATCATCAACGCAACACCAGCTGGCCAGTAA